A single genomic interval of bacterium harbors:
- the glnE gene encoding bifunctional [glutamate--ammonia ligase]-adenylyl-L-tyrosine phosphorylase/[glutamate--ammonia-ligase] adenylyltransferase has protein sequence MEPIFPKYSWKRAAARSPDPLRAVSLVQRIWETLSPDQREMLSEEALVNILWFTGASPGLTPFLLRHPQETLLELFAGGGLHMEEITGPESQLVRGFLEACAGSTSQDQLAREIARFRNINLVRLYAQEILGLRDCLDIWREWSQVASCCIQGALEGVRSLLGESCVGIRLVVMGMGKLGGEELNFSSDVDLVFLYEKEPGVPEDAAKTVADKWARGVTTVLEQPTEEGPPFRVDLGLRPGGKDGALAITLEGAEFYYHSLASPWERWALVKAHPVAGELGLGMELLKSIESFVYRTSLDYTGLEDIRQMKTRIEREAKWRTQQSLDVKMGQGGIRELEFLVQTLQIIHGGKRPELRVKDTPGALEALAKCGILSQEEAVSLGEAYRFLRQLEHRIQMVQLRQTHRMPSNEMELRRLAILMGYGDGKGVTGLLDDLREYQLVVARAFQNLLAQPQAQQAVNPKVEQILGGVEQEDVLECIQEAGFREPKTVRECLKRILSPRFAAARSPRARRTLHRILPRMLSMVLKAPLPDQTLFRLERFLEAMGTRAGYYSLLEERPKTLERLMEVLAHSALLSRWLSEHVDSLDALVSGHFDEPRRSLGELREEAGRLLEGMEDTEERLGRLRLFRAQEYLRIGVGDIWGILNPWEVGEELTKVATVYLESTLLEVMRNTASRTGLQWLPMCIIGLGSLGGEELTYRSDLDLMFLYDEKTTWCPPDGSRPGEFLTKIAQRLISWMSMPMKEGPGWEVDARLRPSGTRGPLIISLDAFKAYHEKMGRSWERQMLLKARPCGGDPECGQRAMGMIDAILLESPPGDPNSMHQMRMRMQKERGVSSWGQRGIHLKLGPGGMADIEFLVQYHQWRRWSQSPLLRTPNTVKALEQLERIGALKAEEVSVLRKAHAFLKGLENRLGLVLDYKATDQPVTAQELGALGNLEEAAWLPMEKAQEDLSTLLIRTTEEVRKIYLRHLAAGAS, from the coding sequence ATGGAACCCATCTTCCCCAAGTATTCCTGGAAAAGGGCAGCTGCCAGGTCCCCTGATCCACTGAGGGCTGTTTCTCTTGTGCAGCGGATTTGGGAAACCCTGAGCCCGGATCAGCGCGAGATGCTCTCGGAAGAGGCCCTTGTGAATATTCTTTGGTTCACTGGAGCCTCTCCCGGCCTCACACCCTTTCTCCTGCGTCATCCCCAAGAGACCCTCCTGGAGCTTTTCGCCGGGGGTGGACTGCACATGGAAGAAATCACGGGGCCAGAAAGCCAGCTGGTACGGGGATTTCTGGAGGCATGTGCAGGCAGTACAAGTCAGGATCAGCTGGCCAGAGAGATTGCCCGCTTCAGGAACATAAACCTCGTTCGTCTCTACGCTCAGGAGATCCTGGGCCTTCGAGACTGCCTCGACATTTGGAGAGAGTGGTCCCAGGTGGCCTCTTGCTGTATACAAGGAGCCTTGGAGGGAGTCCGATCTTTGCTGGGTGAAAGCTGCGTGGGGATAAGGCTGGTGGTGATGGGAATGGGCAAGCTGGGGGGAGAAGAACTCAACTTCTCCTCGGATGTGGATCTGGTTTTTCTCTATGAGAAAGAACCCGGGGTGCCTGAAGATGCCGCAAAAACAGTTGCCGACAAATGGGCCAGGGGCGTTACCACGGTTCTGGAGCAACCTACGGAGGAGGGACCGCCTTTCAGGGTGGACCTGGGGCTGCGGCCAGGGGGCAAGGACGGGGCTTTGGCCATCACCCTAGAGGGAGCGGAGTTTTATTACCACAGTCTGGCTTCACCATGGGAGAGGTGGGCACTGGTCAAGGCTCATCCAGTGGCCGGAGAGCTGGGCCTGGGCATGGAGCTCTTGAAGAGCATCGAGTCCTTTGTGTACAGGACCTCTTTGGATTACACAGGCCTGGAAGACATCAGGCAGATGAAGACCCGCATAGAGCGGGAGGCCAAGTGGAGAACGCAACAGAGCCTGGATGTGAAGATGGGTCAGGGTGGTATCCGCGAACTTGAGTTTCTGGTGCAGACCCTTCAGATCATACATGGGGGCAAGAGACCAGAGCTACGGGTGAAGGATACCCCTGGTGCCCTGGAAGCGCTTGCCAAATGCGGGATTCTAAGCCAGGAAGAGGCGGTCTCCCTGGGGGAAGCCTATAGATTCCTCAGACAGCTGGAACACAGGATTCAGATGGTGCAACTCAGACAGACCCACCGAATGCCCTCCAATGAAATGGAGCTTAGGAGACTGGCCATTCTCATGGGCTACGGGGATGGTAAGGGAGTGACAGGCCTGCTGGACGATCTTCGAGAGTATCAGCTTGTAGTGGCAAGAGCCTTTCAGAATTTATTAGCTCAACCCCAGGCGCAGCAGGCCGTAAATCCAAAGGTGGAGCAGATTCTGGGAGGAGTGGAACAGGAGGACGTACTGGAGTGCATCCAGGAGGCTGGATTTAGAGAGCCCAAAACCGTGAGGGAGTGCCTCAAAAGGATCTTGAGCCCGCGTTTTGCAGCAGCCCGCTCTCCCAGGGCCAGACGGACGCTCCACAGGATTCTTCCCCGAATGCTCTCCATGGTCCTCAAGGCGCCCCTGCCGGATCAAACCCTCTTCAGATTGGAGCGTTTTCTGGAGGCCATGGGAACGAGGGCGGGGTACTACTCACTTCTGGAGGAGCGTCCCAAGACCCTGGAGAGGCTCATGGAAGTTCTGGCACACAGTGCCTTGTTGTCCCGTTGGTTGAGCGAGCATGTGGATTCCCTGGACGCCCTGGTTTCAGGCCATTTTGATGAGCCTCGTAGAAGTCTGGGAGAGCTTCGTGAAGAGGCCGGGCGGCTTCTGGAGGGGATGGAGGACACAGAGGAACGTTTGGGCAGGCTTCGGCTCTTTAGAGCACAGGAGTACCTGAGGATAGGGGTCGGGGACATCTGGGGAATCTTGAATCCTTGGGAAGTTGGAGAAGAGCTAACCAAGGTGGCCACTGTGTACCTGGAGTCAACACTCCTGGAGGTGATGAGAAACACAGCATCCAGAACAGGGCTTCAGTGGCTTCCCATGTGCATAATCGGTTTGGGAAGTTTGGGAGGTGAAGAGCTGACCTACAGATCCGATTTGGACCTAATGTTTCTTTACGATGAAAAGACCACCTGGTGCCCGCCCGATGGCAGCCGGCCCGGTGAGTTTCTGACCAAGATAGCTCAAAGGCTCATATCCTGGATGAGCATGCCCATGAAAGAAGGCCCTGGCTGGGAAGTGGATGCCAGACTACGTCCCTCTGGCACCAGAGGCCCCCTCATAATATCTCTGGATGCCTTTAAGGCTTACCACGAAAAGATGGGTAGGAGCTGGGAAAGGCAGATGCTCCTAAAGGCCCGTCCATGTGGTGGGGATCCCGAGTGCGGCCAGAGGGCCATGGGAATGATTGATGCCATACTGCTAGAAAGTCCCCCAGGTGATCCCAATTCCATGCACCAGATGCGAATGAGAATGCAAAAGGAGCGCGGCGTGAGTTCTTGGGGCCAAAGGGGAATCCACCTTAAGTTGGGGCCAGGGGGTATGGCCGACATAGAGTTCCTGGTCCAATACCACCAGTGGCGCAGGTGGTCCCAGAGTCCTCTTCTTCGCACGCCCAACACCGTCAAGGCACTGGAACAACTGGAGAGGATAGGAGCCCTTAAGGCCGAAGAAGTTTCAGTACTTCGCAAGGCCCACGCCTTCCTGAAAGGACTGGAGAACAGACTGGGTCTTGTTCTGGACTACAAGGCCACGGATCAACCGGTCACTGCTCAGGAACTGGGGGCCCTGGGTAATTTGGAGGAGGCAGCCTGGCTTCCTATGGAAAAGGCACAAGAGGATCTGAGCACTTTGTTGATTCGTACCACGGAGGAGGTCAGAAAGATATACCTCCGACACCTAGCAGCAGGAGCCAGTTGA
- the glnA gene encoding type I glutamate--ammonia ligase: MTPKEVLKFAQENGVQMVDLKFMDFPGLWQHFSVPLHELEEASFEEGFGFDASSIRGWQPIHASDMLVIPDPQTAVLDPFMQVPTLSLICNIVDPITKERYSRDPRNIAQKAETYLRYSGVGEVAYFGPEAEFFIFDDVRFDQNAYSGYYFLDSQEGIWNSGREECPNLGYRPRHKEGYFPVPPTDSLQDLRTEVVLEMEKMGIVVECQHHEVATAGQGEIDIRFASLVKAADQLMWFKYILKNVARRYGKTVTFMPKPLFGDNGSGMHTHMSIWKGGENIFAGDRYAGLSEIALHAIGGILKHCPALCAMCNPTTNSYKRLVPGYEAPVNLAYSSRNRSAAVRIPMYSPSPKSKRVEFRTPDPSCNGYLAFSAMLMAMLDGIENRIDPGEPLDKDIYGLSPEELAQVPSAPGSLEEALNALEKDHDFLLKGDVFTPDVIEMWLNYKRKNEVDPVRMRPHPYEFFLYFDI; this comes from the coding sequence ATGACACCAAAGGAGGTCTTGAAATTTGCGCAGGAAAACGGGGTCCAGATGGTGGACCTGAAGTTCATGGATTTCCCAGGGCTCTGGCAGCACTTCAGTGTGCCATTGCACGAGTTGGAGGAGGCCAGTTTTGAGGAAGGCTTTGGCTTCGATGCTTCCAGCATTCGGGGATGGCAGCCCATCCATGCCAGCGATATGTTGGTTATCCCTGACCCGCAAACCGCGGTGCTGGATCCTTTCATGCAGGTTCCCACCCTGAGCCTCATATGTAACATAGTTGATCCCATTACCAAGGAGAGATATAGCAGGGATCCCAGGAACATAGCCCAGAAGGCTGAAACGTATCTTCGCTACAGCGGGGTTGGAGAGGTGGCCTATTTTGGTCCGGAAGCCGAGTTTTTTATCTTCGACGACGTGCGTTTCGACCAAAATGCCTATAGCGGTTACTATTTCCTGGATTCTCAGGAAGGGATCTGGAATTCAGGGAGGGAAGAATGCCCCAATCTGGGTTACAGGCCCAGACACAAGGAAGGCTACTTCCCTGTTCCACCTACAGACAGCCTGCAGGATCTGCGCACAGAGGTGGTTCTGGAAATGGAAAAAATGGGCATTGTGGTGGAATGCCAGCATCATGAGGTGGCCACAGCAGGGCAGGGAGAGATAGACATAAGATTTGCCTCCCTGGTCAAGGCAGCCGACCAGCTCATGTGGTTCAAGTACATACTTAAGAACGTGGCCAGACGCTACGGTAAGACAGTCACCTTCATGCCCAAACCCCTTTTCGGAGACAACGGCTCTGGTATGCATACTCACATGAGCATATGGAAGGGTGGAGAGAACATATTTGCTGGGGACCGCTATGCAGGCCTCAGCGAAATAGCTCTACATGCCATCGGCGGGATACTAAAGCATTGTCCGGCCCTTTGCGCCATGTGTAATCCCACCACCAACTCTTACAAGAGGCTTGTGCCAGGCTACGAAGCCCCGGTGAACCTGGCCTATTCCAGCCGCAACCGCTCGGCCGCAGTCAGAATACCCATGTATTCCCCCTCTCCCAAATCCAAAAGGGTGGAATTCCGCACACCGGACCCGTCCTGCAACGGTTACCTTGCCTTCTCAGCCATGCTCATGGCCATGCTTGACGGCATAGAGAACCGGATAGATCCAGGGGAGCCTCTGGATAAGGATATCTACGGTCTGAGCCCGGAGGAGCTGGCCCAGGTGCCTTCGGCCCCAGGATCCCTGGAAGAGGCCCTCAATGCTTTGGAGAAAGACCACGACTTTCTACTCAAAGGTGATGTCTTCACACCCGATGTCATAGAGATGTGGCTTAACTATAAGAGAAAGAATGAGGTGGATCCTGTTCGAATGAGACCTCACCCTTACGAGTTCTTCCTGTATTTCGACATCTAA
- a CDS encoding P-II family nitrogen regulator, with protein MKKVEAIIKPFKLEEVKEALTGVGIKGITVTEVKGFGRQKGHTEIYRGAEYVVDFLPKVKIEVVVEAELVSKVVEAIMDVARTGKIGDGKIFVLPVEEVIRIRTGERGVNAL; from the coding sequence ATGAAAAAAGTAGAGGCCATTATCAAGCCCTTTAAGCTGGAGGAAGTGAAGGAGGCCTTGACAGGGGTCGGAATCAAGGGAATTACGGTCACCGAGGTCAAGGGCTTCGGGAGGCAGAAAGGACACACCGAGATCTACAGAGGGGCCGAGTACGTAGTGGATTTTCTGCCCAAGGTGAAGATAGAGGTGGTGGTAGAGGCGGAACTGGTATCAAAAGTGGTGGAGGCCATAATGGATGTGGCCAGAACAGGAAAGATAGGAGACGGGAAAATCTTCGTGCTTCCTGTGGAGGAAGTCATAAGAATCCGCACCGGAGAAAGGGGGGTCAACGCACTTTGA
- a CDS encoding ammonium transporter — translation MVMEPPFVWAQEAAKLDTGDTGWLLVSTALVMLMTPGLALFYGGMARKKNVLNTIMLSFVCLCFVSVQWVLWGYSLSFGPDKWGIIGGLDFLGLGGVGFEPLEGQTIPHQLFMMFQGMFAIITPALITGALVERMKFSSFLVFLMAWCTLVYAPLAHWVWGKGWLAQLGALDFAGGTVVHISSGVSAMAACLLLGRRKAMGSEPMHPNNLPMTVTGAALLWFGWFGFNAGSALTAGALATNAFVVTNTASAMAACTWLAVEWMHRGKPTALGTVTGAVAGLVGITPAAGYVGVGGALAIGLGAGILCYLAVVKLKPALGYDDSLDVFGVHGVGGTWGALATGIFATSSIPGSSDGLLAGNPSQFLVQFLATVVAWVLSFGLTLGILLAVKALMGLRVAEEDELAGLDLSIHGERGYGLEMAEGGLSRSALSGAHSLAAPVTKPISGPLGA, via the coding sequence ATGGTGATGGAGCCTCCCTTTGTTTGGGCCCAAGAGGCAGCCAAACTAGATACGGGAGATACGGGTTGGTTGTTGGTTTCCACTGCTTTGGTCATGCTCATGACACCTGGGCTGGCCCTCTTTTATGGAGGCATGGCCAGAAAGAAAAATGTTCTCAATACCATAATGCTTTCCTTTGTCTGCCTTTGCTTTGTAAGCGTGCAGTGGGTTCTCTGGGGTTACAGCCTGAGCTTTGGTCCGGATAAATGGGGCATCATAGGCGGGCTGGATTTCTTGGGCCTTGGGGGTGTAGGTTTCGAGCCCCTCGAGGGTCAAACTATCCCTCACCAACTATTCATGATGTTTCAGGGCATGTTCGCCATAATCACCCCTGCACTTATCACCGGAGCTTTGGTGGAAAGAATGAAGTTTTCCTCATTTTTGGTCTTCTTGATGGCCTGGTGCACCCTGGTTTACGCACCTTTGGCACACTGGGTTTGGGGAAAGGGCTGGCTGGCCCAACTGGGAGCCCTGGATTTTGCAGGGGGCACTGTGGTGCACATCAGCTCAGGAGTCTCGGCCATGGCGGCTTGCCTCTTATTGGGCCGAAGAAAGGCTATGGGCAGCGAGCCCATGCATCCCAATAACCTTCCCATGACGGTGACTGGGGCCGCACTGCTTTGGTTCGGTTGGTTCGGTTTCAATGCGGGAAGCGCCCTCACGGCTGGTGCCCTTGCAACAAACGCCTTCGTGGTGACCAATACGGCCTCTGCCATGGCAGCCTGTACCTGGTTGGCAGTGGAATGGATGCACAGAGGCAAGCCCACGGCCCTGGGTACAGTGACAGGGGCAGTGGCTGGACTGGTAGGGATAACGCCTGCTGCTGGATACGTCGGGGTGGGTGGAGCCTTGGCCATAGGGCTGGGGGCCGGGATACTGTGCTACCTGGCTGTGGTAAAGCTAAAACCTGCCCTGGGCTACGACGATTCCCTGGATGTTTTTGGCGTGCATGGGGTGGGCGGCACTTGGGGAGCTTTGGCCACCGGGATCTTTGCCACCTCCAGCATTCCGGGCAGTTCAGATGGACTCTTGGCTGGCAATCCCAGCCAGTTTCTGGTGCAGTTTCTGGCCACGGTGGTCGCCTGGGTTCTGAGCTTTGGGCTCACCTTGGGCATCCTGTTGGCGGTAAAGGCATTGATGGGACTTAGAGTGGCTGAGGAAGACGAGTTGGCAGGTCTGGATCTTTCCATCCACGGTGAAAGAGGTTACGGCTTGGAGATGGCCGAAGGCGGTCTTTCCAGATCGGCTCTTTCAGGAGCTCACTCCTTGGCCGCACCTGTGACAAAGCCAATCTCAGGACCTTTGGGTGCATAA
- the glnD gene encoding [protein-PII] uridylyltransferase → MRRILTRAKEALSRIKEQGQSWGDPGPILQDYANLLDRIMGDLFQEMSARSASKDMALVAVGGYGRKELTPWSDVDLMFLCHETSAQETLETIYSILHTLWDLHLEVGHSVRTIQDCVEVALRDIPTWTALLDGRFLAGNQGLFLEFHRTLSTELTVNEKDKFVKGLLGSIRERHRTYSRAPFLLEPHLKNGPGGLRDYQAAMWLARAVFPVKNLQDMVQHALLSQDEIRELQQAHSFLWQVRLQLHRSASRKEDQLTFGLQELLAKDFPARVSGSVPTESFMREYYRHTTRVRYFVEECIQKVTDPSLGAGPEGPSYAPQGLGPGFQVIRGRLTLVDEGVFSRDPAKMIEAIAFAHKHGIELDLFTRDEIKASLHMVDAGFCRSRRVREVFLSILDTDDCGYAALELMHRLGLLQAYIPEFGRICFQVQHDAYHAYTVDVHCLETVRELALIRKTKNKGSGEPLSSQVASEVESWGALALAALLHDIGKGNGSGHALKGASLVRAILDRWWVPRSQAERTIFLVKEHITLMDTALGRDLTEEKVVVDLCRTVGCIARLNDLYLLTLADLRATGPDLLTDWKDQLLKELYLKSRRILETGDLVSPESTLRVREAREKVRCALKDRMSQPELEKWLEVLPPRYLLTTEQELLVEQVLLALEMVERRSTVLLAHRNLQEHQEIIVCTRDAPRLFSRICGVMVAHGLNILAARIHTWANGIAMDTFRVEPLGGKSDESVDSLKIKEMEKDLQAVLQGGLAMEELMAKRARAPAGPSSRYPAVKPRIRIDNRSSDFYTVVEVRAGDRFGLLFLITSVLAELELGVHVAIIDTRRGQVVDVFYVQDASGQKVWDKARLAQVERSLHQAMEKMESSSLALIH, encoded by the coding sequence GTGCGCCGGATTCTAACAAGAGCAAAAGAGGCCTTGTCTCGCATCAAGGAACAAGGCCAATCCTGGGGAGATCCTGGGCCAATCTTGCAAGATTATGCCAATCTATTGGACAGGATCATGGGGGATCTGTTCCAGGAGATGTCGGCAAGATCGGCCTCCAAGGATATGGCCCTGGTCGCAGTTGGGGGATATGGGAGAAAAGAGCTTACTCCGTGGAGCGACGTGGATCTCATGTTCTTGTGTCATGAGACTTCTGCCCAAGAAACTCTGGAAACCATATACAGCATCCTTCACACCCTGTGGGATCTCCATCTGGAAGTGGGCCACAGTGTCAGAACAATACAAGATTGTGTGGAAGTGGCCTTGAGGGACATCCCCACGTGGACAGCTCTCTTGGACGGAAGGTTCCTTGCAGGGAACCAAGGCTTATTCCTGGAGTTTCATAGAACTCTGAGCACCGAGCTGACCGTGAATGAAAAAGATAAATTCGTCAAGGGACTCCTGGGTTCCATCAGGGAGAGGCATAGAACTTATTCTCGTGCCCCTTTTCTCCTGGAACCCCATCTCAAAAACGGCCCTGGGGGCCTAAGGGATTACCAGGCGGCCATGTGGCTGGCACGTGCCGTGTTTCCAGTGAAGAATTTACAAGACATGGTACAGCACGCTCTTTTGAGTCAGGATGAGATCAGAGAACTCCAGCAAGCCCACAGCTTTCTATGGCAGGTGCGTCTGCAACTGCACAGAAGCGCTTCCAGGAAGGAGGACCAGCTAACCTTCGGGCTGCAAGAGCTTCTGGCAAAGGATTTTCCTGCAAGGGTCTCAGGTTCCGTACCGACCGAGAGTTTCATGAGGGAGTATTATCGGCATACCACCCGCGTGCGCTACTTTGTCGAGGAGTGCATACAGAAGGTGACGGATCCTTCCCTTGGGGCTGGTCCTGAAGGCCCGAGTTATGCCCCCCAAGGCCTGGGCCCAGGCTTTCAGGTGATAAGGGGCAGACTCACCTTGGTGGATGAAGGGGTCTTCTCCCGAGATCCAGCCAAGATGATAGAGGCTATTGCATTTGCCCACAAGCATGGTATTGAGCTGGACTTGTTCACAAGAGACGAGATAAAGGCCTCCTTGCACATGGTGGATGCCGGATTCTGCAGGTCCAGAAGAGTCAGGGAGGTTTTTCTTTCAATTCTGGATACAGATGACTGCGGTTATGCTGCCCTGGAGCTAATGCATAGGCTGGGGTTGCTTCAGGCTTACATCCCGGAGTTTGGAAGGATCTGTTTCCAGGTGCAACATGATGCATATCATGCATACACGGTGGACGTTCACTGTCTTGAGACAGTCAGGGAACTGGCCCTGATCCGTAAAACCAAGAACAAAGGGAGTGGAGAGCCCCTCAGCAGCCAAGTGGCTTCGGAGGTGGAGAGTTGGGGAGCTTTGGCGCTGGCTGCCCTGCTGCACGACATAGGCAAGGGAAACGGCTCTGGGCACGCCCTCAAGGGGGCAAGCCTGGTGCGGGCAATACTGGACAGATGGTGGGTTCCACGTTCCCAGGCTGAAAGGACCATTTTCCTGGTCAAAGAGCACATAACCCTGATGGACACTGCTTTGGGGCGTGACCTGACAGAGGAAAAGGTGGTGGTGGACCTCTGCCGTACCGTGGGCTGTATTGCCAGACTCAATGACCTTTACTTGCTTACCCTGGCGGATCTCAGGGCAACGGGCCCTGACCTTCTGACAGACTGGAAGGATCAGCTTCTCAAAGAGCTCTATTTGAAATCCAGGAGGATTCTGGAAACAGGCGATTTGGTCTCCCCTGAGTCAACCCTGCGGGTCAGGGAGGCCAGGGAGAAGGTCAGATGCGCCCTCAAAGATCGGATGTCTCAGCCAGAGCTGGAAAAATGGCTGGAGGTGCTGCCTCCGAGATATCTTCTCACTACAGAGCAAGAGCTGTTGGTGGAGCAGGTGCTCCTGGCCCTTGAGATGGTGGAAAGAAGAAGTACGGTTCTTTTGGCTCACAGAAATCTCCAGGAGCATCAGGAGATCATAGTCTGTACAAGAGACGCCCCCAGGCTCTTCAGCCGTATCTGTGGGGTAATGGTAGCCCATGGTTTGAATATATTGGCGGCTCGAATTCACACCTGGGCAAATGGTATCGCCATGGACACTTTCCGGGTGGAGCCCCTCGGTGGCAAGAGCGATGAGTCAGTGGATTCCCTCAAGATAAAAGAGATGGAGAAAGATCTGCAGGCAGTGCTCCAGGGAGGGTTGGCCATGGAGGAGCTCATGGCCAAGAGGGCCAGAGCACCGGCAGGGCCTTCCAGCAGATACCCGGCAGTGAAACCGAGGATAAGAATAGATAACAGATCTTCTGACTTTTACACGGTGGTGGAGGTTCGCGCTGGGGATCGTTTTGGTTTGCTTTTTCTCATCACCAGTGTTCTGGCCGAGCTGGAACTTGGGGTACATGTAGCCATCATCGACACTCGCAGGGGACAGGTGGTGGATGTTTTCTATGTGCAAGACGCCAGCGGTCAAAAAGTGTGGGATAAGGCCAGGCTGGCTCAGGTGGAAAGGAGCCTGCACCAGGCCATGGAAAAGATGGAGAGCTCCAGCCTGGCTTTGATCCACTGA
- the phoU gene encoding phosphate signaling complex protein PhoU yields MGYASFHRQLEAVKDDLLKMASFVEQAISEATQALVRRDLGLAKAVIQRDRRVNALENKIESNCIRLLATQQPVAVDLRFITSAMKINTFLERMGDQAVNVAERALELSEMESFDIPSTLQMMAVIAQDMTRQCLDAFVRKDVSLAYQVCARDDELDSLNRHLLEEMIQWMMREHRLVLRGVELIIAGRHLERIGDEATNIAEEVVFLVEGMVIRHLGIGKQPLEENRPNPEDHT; encoded by the coding sequence TTGGGCTATGCTTCTTTTCACAGGCAACTGGAAGCAGTAAAAGATGATCTCTTGAAGATGGCCTCCTTTGTGGAGCAGGCTATCTCAGAGGCAACTCAGGCTCTGGTGCGTAGAGATCTGGGCTTGGCCAAGGCCGTCATCCAGCGGGATAGAAGGGTCAATGCCCTGGAAAATAAGATCGAATCGAACTGCATAAGGCTTCTGGCAACTCAGCAACCAGTGGCTGTGGATCTGAGATTCATCACCTCTGCCATGAAGATCAACACTTTTCTTGAGCGCATGGGGGATCAGGCGGTAAACGTGGCCGAGAGAGCTCTGGAGCTCTCGGAGATGGAATCCTTCGACATACCTTCCACCTTGCAAATGATGGCTGTGATAGCTCAAGACATGACGAGACAATGTTTGGATGCCTTTGTTCGAAAAGATGTGTCCCTTGCTTACCAGGTCTGTGCTAGAGACGATGAACTGGACAGCCTGAACAGGCATCTTCTGGAAGAGATGATCCAATGGATGATGAGGGAACATAGGCTGGTGTTGCGCGGGGTTGAGCTCATAATAGCCGGAAGACACCTGGAGCGCATAGGGGATGAAGCCACCAACATTGCCGAGGAGGTGGTGTTTTTGGTGGAGGGCATGGTGATAAGGCACCTGGGGATAGGAAAACAACCCCTTGAAGAAAACAGACCCAACCCTGAGGATCATACATAA
- the pstB gene encoding phosphate ABC transporter ATP-binding protein PstB, with amino-acid sequence MQGLAWQQEQTVYHVRPGAAGSIISIQDFSLWYGSTQALFQVKMDVERGLVTALIGPSGCGKSTLLRCLNRMNDLIAGVRTSGEILLDGQEIYGPKVDVIGLRKRMGMVFQKPNPFPMSIAENVLYPLKVDGVRDKALLEETLERSLRAAALWEEVKDRLKENALGLSGGQQQRLCIARAVAADPDVLLMDEPCSALDPVATGKIEELIDALRGRYTIIIVTHNMQQAARVSDNTAFMYLGRLIEYGDTARIFTTPKVQQTMDYVTGRFG; translated from the coding sequence ATGCAGGGACTGGCTTGGCAACAAGAGCAGACGGTTTATCACGTGAGGCCAGGGGCTGCTGGATCCATAATCAGCATCCAGGACTTCTCCCTTTGGTACGGGAGCACCCAGGCTCTTTTCCAGGTAAAAATGGATGTGGAAAGAGGACTTGTGACGGCCCTCATAGGCCCTTCTGGGTGTGGTAAGTCCACTCTTCTTCGCTGCCTGAACCGCATGAACGACTTGATAGCCGGAGTCCGCACTTCGGGGGAGATCCTCCTGGATGGGCAGGAGATTTATGGCCCCAAGGTGGATGTGATTGGCCTGAGAAAGCGCATGGGAATGGTTTTCCAAAAGCCGAACCCTTTTCCCATGTCCATAGCCGAAAATGTTCTATATCCGTTGAAAGTCGATGGAGTTCGTGATAAAGCTCTCCTGGAGGAGACCCTGGAGCGTTCTCTAAGAGCTGCTGCTCTTTGGGAGGAGGTCAAAGATCGTCTCAAGGAAAATGCTTTGGGTTTGTCCGGAGGGCAACAGCAGCGGCTTTGCATTGCTAGGGCCGTGGCTGCAGACCCAGATGTACTGCTAATGGACGAACCGTGCTCGGCCTTGGATCCCGTGGCCACAGGTAAGATAGAAGAGCTAATAGATGCCCTGCGGGGAAGATACACGATAATAATCGTGACTCACAACATGCAGCAGGCAGCCAGAGTTAGCGACAACACGGCCTTCATGTACTTGGGGAGGCTCATAGAGTACGGAGACACAGCTCGCATTTTTACCACTCCAAAGGTGCAACAAACCATGGATTATGTGACGGGACGCTTTGGCTGA